GTGGGAGAAGTTGAGCCGGAATACATCCACACCGGCTTTTACCATTCCTTCCAATACTTCGCGACTGGAAGACGCTGGTCCAACAGTGGCAACGATTTTGGATTTACTTTGAATTTTTCTCATGATGTCAAATCAATAAATTTTGTGCAGATTTCAATTCATTCGGATCCAGTTGAAAAGCCATCTGCACGTTGGCGATCTGTTTCAGTTTACCGATGATCTCCCTGAATCTTTTTTCCGGCATGTGCCCTTTGACCATCAGGAAGTAATCTGCCTGTTTGGCTTCGGGCACAAGCATTCCCTTTGCATTTCGATTGCAAACGATGTGGTAGGTCACATGGTCTTCAGGATCATCAAATGTATAGAAAGAAAATGAATTCCCTTCCGATCTGGCACTGGGAAAGATTTCCAGGTCTTCCGTTCTTTCCAGTGTGAGGTTCAGTTCCCTGTTCACAGCCCAGCATAGACGGTAATCTTTAAGCGGGCTGCTGATACCGGCCAGAAGAAAATCAAAGTCATCATCCAGGGTCAGTATCTTTTTCTTGGCCATGTGGTTGTTGTTATTCCTTTGCCTCCAGTTTCTCGAGTGCCTGGTGGGCAGCGTCAAATTCGGCGGCTTTTTTGGATGTTGCGGTGGCGCTACCCATGACCTTTCCGGCCACGATGACCACCACATCAAACAGTTCCTTCCCGTCTTCAGTAACCTGTTTTTTGCTCCTGAATTGCACGGCACATTTTTCCCGTTGGCTCCATTCCAGTATGCGGCTTTTGGCATTTTTCTTCCAGTTGCCCATTTCTTCGGGGTGGATATATGTGGGTACCAATGCGTGAATAATTCCTTTGCAAGTTCGCTTATAACCCCTATCGATATAGAGCGCACCGATCAAGGCTTCAAATGCATTACCCGCCATGGAAGTGGATGGAAGATCGGAATCTGTTTCGTGGATTAACAATTCATGAATTCCCATTTCCAGTGCGATGCGGTTGAGGTTGTCTCGCTTCACCACCTGCGCCCGAATCTCGGTCAGTTCTCCTTCGGTCTTATCAGGAAAGATGGTGCACAGGTAGTCTGCAACCACCGCACCCAAGACCGCATCCCCTAAAAACTCAAGCCGTTCATTGCTTTGGGCACCGTTTCCCTGTTGCTGGCTGAACGATTTATGGGTCAGCGCCTGGTGATACAACGCCAGGTTACGGGGTTTTACGCGGAAAATAGATATAATGAATGTAGTGATAACTTTGGTCCTGGGGTCTCTATTGGAGAAAAGGACCAAGGTTCATTCGAATTTTTTAAAGATCACGGAGGCATTATGTCCTCCGAATCCGAATGTATTACTGAGCGCGGCATTGACCTCCCTTTCCTGGGGTTTGTGGAAAGTGAAATTCAGCCTGTTATCAAAGGCCGGGTCGTCGGTGAAGTGGTTGATGGTGGGAGGCACCATGTTGTTCTTGACCGCCAGGATGGATGCGATGGCTTCAATGGCACCGGCAGCGCCCAACAGGTGTCCGGTCATCGATTTGGTTGAACTGATGTTCAGCTTATACGCCTGGTCTCCGAAAACTTTTTCAATGGCGGCTACTTCCGCAATGTCTCCAAGAGGTGTGGATGTACCGTGTACGTTGATGTAATCAATCTGATCTGCTTGCATACCGGCATCTTCCAGGGCCTGCTTCATCACGTTGCTGGCACCCAAACCTTCGGGGTGCGGTGCAGTGATGTGATGCGCATCTGCCGTCATGCCGGCACCAACCAGTTCCGCGTAGATCTTCGCACCCCTTTTCAGGGCATGCTCCCTTTCTTCCAGGATTACACATCCGGCACCTTCACCGAGAACAAATCCGTCGCGGTCTAAATCAAAGGGGCGGGAAGCTGTTTGCGGACTGTCATTCCTTTCCGAAAGGGCATGCATCGCATTGAATCCGCCTACACCTGCCTCATTGATGGCCGCTTCGGAACCACCCGCTACAATGGCGATGGATCTGCCGGTACGGATGTATGTGAATGCATCGATCAACGCATTGGTTGAGGATGCACATGCAGACATGGTGGTGAAATTGGGACCACGGAATCCGTACCGCATGGAGATATGACCCGAAGCGATATCCGCAATCATTTTGGGGATGAAGAAGGGGTTGAACCGAGGTACACGGCCCCCTTCAACAAATCCGATACATTCATGAAGGAAGGTATCAATTCCGCCGATGCCGGATCCCCAGATCACGCCGATGCGGTCCTTGTCGAGACCGTCGGCGTTCAGACCGGCATCTTCCACTCCCTGTGCGGTGGCCGCCATGGCGTATTGCGAATAGGGGTCCAGGCGCTTCAGTTCCTTCCTGTCCACATAAGTGAGGGGATCAAATCCCTTCAATTCGCATGCGAACTGCGTACGGAACTTTGATGCGTCGAACCTGGAAATAGGCGCAGCTCCGCTCACCCCATTCAGTAAACCGTTCCAGTAATCCGAAACGGTGTTACCAAGAGGCGTGACGGCACCCAGGCCGGTTACCACTACCCGCTTTAACTCCATGAAAGGTCCTTTGGGAAAGGATTATTTTGCGTTCTGCTCGATATAGGAGATTGCCTCTCCAACGGTACCGATCTTCTCAGCCTGATCGTCGGGAATGGCAATGTTGAATTCCTTTTCGAATTCCATGATCAGTTCCACCGTATCCAAAGAATCTGCTCCCAGATCGTTGGTGAAGCTTGCTTCCGGTGTCACTTCGTTTTCGTCTACTCCCAGTTTGTCAACAATGATAGCTTTAACCCTAGATGCTACGTCAGACATAGCTACTCCTTTCTTTTTTGATTAGTGAAAAACAGGTGCAAATAAATGAATTTCTGGATTGATTATCAAAAATATTTTCTGACCCTGAAACCCCAATAAAAAAGGGCTTTCACAATATCTTCCTTATCTTTTGGCCATCTTTATCCGCCATATGGCAGAACCGTTTTAACAACCACATGCAAGAAAAAGCAAACCAATTGGAAGATCGCATCCTGGAGGTGTTTCGTTCCGCACCGCATCGCCATTTCAACTACAAGCAAATGGCCAAACAGTTGGGACTGATGAAAGCGCCCGATAGGAAAAGGCTGATGGGGTTGATGGAGAAGCTGACTGCAAAAGGTCTGTTGCAGGAAGAAAAGCGCGGTTCATTTTCACTCAAGCAAAAGCAGCAACGACTGGAAGGGGTGATTCAGATCATCACTTCGGGTGCCGCCTTTGTGATGATTTCAGATTCTTCCCAGGACATTTTCATCAAACAGCATCACATCGGGTCGGCGATGAACGGTGATACGGTGGAAGTGAAACTGCTGCCCAAAAAATCCGGTAAACGGCCCGAAGGCGAGGTGGTGAATGTGGTGAAAAGAGCGCGTGAAACGTTTGTGGGAACCATCACGGTCGAAAAAAAATCCGCCTTTCTCATACCGGATCAGGCACGGGGCATTCCTGATATCTTCATCCATCCGGACAAGTTGAACGGTGCAAAAGACGGCCAGAAAGCCCTGGTGAAGATCACCGAATGGCCCGACGCCATTCATGGTCCGGAAGGAGAAGTGACCGAAGTACTCGGCTACCCCGGTGACAAAACCGTTGAACAGCATTCGATCCTAGCAGAGTATGGTTTCCCGCTCGGCTTCGAACCGGAGGTGGAGAACGAAGCCAATGCCATACCAGATGTAATCACACCCGATGAGATTTCCAAGCGGAGGGATTTCCGCGGGGTCACCACGTTCACCATCGACCCCGTGGATGCAAAAGACTTCGACGATGCGCTTTCGATTCGACAGCTCGAGGATGGTAAATGGGAAGTGGGCATCCACATCGCCGACGTCTCTCATTATGTGCGCCCCGACAGCCATCTCGACCATGAAGCTTACCGCAGGGGTACCTCGGTGTACCTGGCCGATGCCGTGGTGCCAATGCTACCCGAACGCCTGTCGAACGGGATATGCTCGCTCAGACCCAACGAAGAAAAACTCTGTTTCTCTGCCGTATTCACGCTTGACGAAACCGCACGCATCCATGATGCGTGGGTGGGCAGAACCGTGATTTTGTCTGACCACCGTTTTACATACGAAGCGGCACAGGAGATCCTGGAAGGAGGGGAAGGCGCCTTTGCATCCGAACTGAAACAACTGGATACGCTGGCCAAAGTGCTACGCAAGATCCGGTTCTCAAATGGGGCCATCGCATTCCAAAGCATCGAAACACGGTTCCGGTTTGACGACCAGGGCAAGCCCGTGGAGGTTTACATCAAAGAATCCAAAGACAGCAACCAACTGATCGAAGAATTCATGCTGCTGGCCAACAAGCACGTGGCCGAACATGTAGGCAAAAAACTCCGGAAGCCCTTTGTGTATCGTACGCATGATTCACCGAAAGCCGAGAAACTGCAGATCTTTTCCAGTTTCATCTCCCGGTTCGGATATAAGATCGAAACCAACTCCAACCGCGCATTGTCCAATTCCCTCAACAAGCTGATGCAAGACATCAAGGGAAAAGGGGAGGAGAACATCATTGAACAACTCTCGATCCGGACCATGGAAAAGGCGATTTACACCACCGAGAACATTGGTCACTACGGACTGGCATTCGCATACTACTCCCATTTTACCAGCCCGATCCGGCGATACCCTGACATCATGGTGCACAGATTGCTGGCAGACTACGATGCCGGAAGAAAGTCTCCTGATGTGGAAGGTCTTGAAAGCAAGTGCAAACACGCATCGGAAATGGAGCGCAAGGCAACCAGCGCCGAAAGGGCTTCGATCAAATACATGCAGGTACACTTCCTGGCAGACAAAGTGGGGCAGTTCTACGAAGGAATCGTATCAGGCGTGACCGAATGGGGCCTGTTTGTGGAGATCATTGCCAACAAGTGCGAAGGACTGGTGCGCCTGCGTACGATGGATGATGACTACTACGTGTTCGACGAGGATAACTTTTGCGTGAAAGGCAGTCGCACCGGCAAACAGTACAGACTGGGTGATCGCGTAATGATTGTGGTGAAAAAAGCGGACCTGATCCGAAAACAACTCGATTTCGAACTGATCCCTTCCGAATATTAAATGAAACTCAGGCGGCTCATAAGGTCTTCCTTATAGGAACCACCGATGGGAATCACCTTCTTATCCTGACCGATGATCAGGTTGGAGTCTTCAATGACATCAATCTTGTCGATGTTCACGATAAAGGACCGATGCGCCCTGACAAAATTCTTGAGCGGCAACTTTTTCTGGATGTCCTTCATGGTAGAGTGAATGGTATATCGTTCCGTGACGGTGTTCACCACCACGTAATCCTTCAATGCTTCCACATACAGGATGTCTTCCACTTTCACTCGCTTCTGCCTGGAGTTGGATTTGATGAAAACGCTGTCGGAAGTAGCATTGCTGATGATAGCTGAATAGATATCACGTTCCTTGCGAACAGTAGAATCAAGCGAGTATTTGTGCAGCGCAATCTCCACCGTGGTTTTCAAGTCGATTTCTTTGAATGGCTTGATGATGTATCCGAAAGGTTCGGCATGCTTGGCCCTGTTGATGGTGCTTTCGTCAGCATAAGCGGTCAGAAAGATCACAGGAATATCCAGCTCCTTCCACATTTGTTTGGCGGCTTCGATGCCATCCATGTCTCCTTTCAACATGATGTCAACAAGCGCCAGATCCGGTTTTTTATCCCGTGCAGATTCCACCGCTTCTTCGCCGGAGGAAACCACGTCGGTTATTTTGTAACCGAGTTTGGACAGGCTGTTCTGAATGTCTTTTGCAACGATCTTTTCGTCTTCAACAATTAAAATGGAGGTATGTGCCATGGCCGGGTCTATACTAAAATCAACTTCCGCTTGGGAATCGTTAGGAATCGGTTTGTTTCATCTGATGCTGAAATACTATTTTGAATCGGCTGCCCTTTGGGGATGAACTCCAGGTAAGTTTGCCTCCCAACTGCTCTACGAGGGCAACGACCAATTGCAAACCAAGGCTTCTTGTCTTCTCTATCTCCAAACCTTTGGGGAGTCCCTTACCGTTGTCTTCTACGGTTAAGACTGCCTCATCACCCTGAATTTGCATTTTAATGTCAATCTTGCCACCAGCCTTGCCCTGGAAAGCGTACTTCAATGAATTTGAAAGCAACTCATGGACGATCAATCCACAGGGAATGGCGGTGTCCAAATTTAGAAACACATCACCTATCTGTTGGCCTATTTCGATGGAACTACCAACAACTCCATATGAACGAAACAAATTATCAGACAAACTTTGTATGTACTCGGCAAAGTTGATGTGCGACAAGTTCTTTGCCTGGTACAGACTTTCGTGGATATAAGCCATCGACTTGATCCTGTTCTGGCTTTCCCTGAGAATATTCAACGTTTTGGGGTCTTCCACATAGGACGACTGCAGGTTGAGTATGGATGAGATCACCTGCAGGTTGTTTTTCACCCTGTGGTGTACTTCTCTCAAAAGCACTTCTTTTTCCCTGAGCGATTCCTTGATCTGTTTTTCTGCATGCACCTGCTCAGTGATGTCTTCGAGATACACGGTAGCAAAATATCCCTTTTCATTTCTCCGAAGTGAACTTTTGTAAGACCAGAAAATCTCCTGGTTTTTTTGGTTCACCACCCGCACGACCCCCCTCGCAAACTTTTCCTTCCTCAGTATTTTCAGGTAATCATTGAATTCCTTTCGGTAAACAGAGGCAATAAAAGTTGCCGCTTTTTTTCCGATCAGTTCTTCCGATCCATATCCGATCCATGTTGCTGCCACAGCATTCACCGATCGGATCACGCCTTTCATGTCGTGAGTAAGAATGATAATCTGGCTGTTTTCTACCAGGTCCCTGTATTTTTTTTCGCTGGCCCTGAGTTCCTTTTCCTTCCGCTTCTCTTCGGTCACATCCCTGGCGACCGTTACCGAACCGAGTCTGTTTCCTTTGGCATCAAGCAACATCGACGTACTGATGAAAAGCGGAAATTCTTCTCCGTTTTTTCTTTTTCCCACGATCTCGAATTGTGCGAATTTATTTTTCCGCAGTTCGGTACCGACGTGGTTCACGGTGGGTTTCTTAGCCGACAGCAGACTGATATGTTTGCCAAGAATTTCCTTTTCAGAATAGCCGAAGACCTCTTCTGCACGCCTGTTGAATTTGGTGATATTGCGGTTTTCATCCAGCGCAACGATGGCATCTGCAGAACTGTTCACCATGTTTTCGATGTAGTTGCGGGAGTCGGCCAGTTCCTGTTCAACGCGGATTCTTTCTTCAATCTCACGTTGCAATTCCAGGTTGATCTCTTCCATTTTCTCGGCACGAATGCGTGCCTCTTCCGCCTCTTTCTGTTCAGTGATGTTCCTGGAAATACTGATTACATTCTTCATTTTCCCCTTGCTGATGAGATTGGGGATAAGGATGCTCTGGTACCAAAGCAACTTGCCACTGCCATCGGGCTTCTTGACCGCCGTTTCAAATGACACACTCTTTCCTGTTCTGAAGATTTCCGCCGTATGTTTTTTGGTGGGTTCAACATACGCGGGATCAGTAAAGCTGTAAGTCTTTTTCCCGATCACCTCTTCACGCCGGAAATGAGGAGAGGGGTTGTGGATGTCCTTGATCACACAATCCTTATCGATGATCAGAAACGTTTCATTCAGGTTTTTCAGAATGAGCGTCCAACGGTCTTCTTCCTTCTTCCTGGATTCCGCCTCATGGATGTGTTTGGTGATGTTGCTCATCCGGATCAACCACTGCCTGTTCTTGGGTTTACCGATGGCGTTCACCACCGTCATTATCCATGTTTTGCCTTTACCAGGCAACTTGAATCCATAGGTAGTTTTGAAAAATTTCTTTTTATTGACTTCCTGGGTAGCCGATTTAGCGAATTCTTCATTGGCCGATTTACCGATCCTTGGGATGCCTTTGCTGCGGGTTAATTTGGTGAGATCTTTATAACCGAACAACCGGATCGCTGCGCCATTGGCATGCCAGACCGCTAATGTTTTAGGGTCCATCAGCAAGAGTGCATCCTCGCAATCTTCAAATGCCAGGTTCAGCCACAGGTCTTTCTGCCCGGAAGGTGGTAACTTGGATTTCTTACTGGTCTTCATAGGCCGGCGTATCAGGTTTTACCTTTACCCCGTCAAACTTGACCTCCGCGCCATTGCGGTACTGTGTGAGCAGCAGTACGGATCCGTCTTCATTGTACTTGATCCATTTTCCTACTTTCTTGCCGTCGCGGTATTTGCCTTCTTCCTGCAAACGTTTGTTGGGGTAGTATGATTTATGCTTGCCCACGGGAATGCCCAACATGTAGGATCCTACAAACTTGAGTTCACCGTTCTTGTGAAAATGTTTCCACTCCCCGTCGCGTTGGCCATCTTTGTAGCTTCCTTCCTCCCGGTACTTTTCGAGTTCATAGAACCAGGGGCCTTCCTTGTAGCCGTCAATATAATCACCCTTTGTGATCACCGTACCGCTGTCGCTGTATTCCACGAAGGGGCCGTCTTCCTTGCCCCGCCGGAAGTTTTCCTCCCTCAGCAACTGGCCCGTTTTATAGTACCATTGCCATTTTTTGTTGGGCTGGCCATCCACATATTCGCCTTCCTGTTCAACTTGTCCGTTCTCATAATAATAGACCCATTTCCCAACTCTTTTCCCATCCTTGTAGGTGCCCTTGGCTTTCAGGGTTCCATCGGGATAGTTTTCCTCCCATGGTCCTTGTTTGATTCCACCCAGGTCCATGATGCCTTTTCCAAGCACCACTCCGTCGTTATACAGGGTGGAAGCCGTCACCACTCCGTTTTCATCGAATTCCTGAAAGACCCCGTCCGGCTGGCCTGATTCATTGTAAGTACCCCTCGCTTTAACGTGTGCGTTTTCATCGTATTCGAGGCGTACATCTTTTGTGGCCAGTTCTTCTGCATCCTTCACTTCCACACCCGCTTCATACTTTTTGATCTCAATCAGTTTTCCTTTGTTGGTAAAGGTCTTGTAATAACCATGAAGCAAGTCATCCTTGTAATCTGCTTCCCATTTCAGTTCACCGTTCTCATAAAAACCCTTCCACTTGCCCTGTTTCCTGCCCTGCTTGTCCTTTCGGTTGATTTTCTCCTGGCGCACCATGAATCCTTTCCGGTATGTCCAAAGGGTGATGATGGTGCTGTCTTTGTCAAACTCAAAGCCTGATCCATTTTCCTTGCCATTTTCAAAAGGGATGATTTTCTGGACTTCGCCGGTCTGAAAATAACTGATCGTTTCCCCTTCCTTGAGGTCATCCTTGTACATTTCCGACGTGGTTAACCGCCCTTTCGGATCATACATTTTCCGGATTCCACTTTTCTTTCCCAACTCATAGGTAACTTCCATCTGGATGCGGCCACTGTCGCTGTAAAACTTCCATACACCATCCAGTTGATGGTTTTTTCTGCTTCCTTCGGATACCAGTTGGCCATCCTCGTTGTAGTTTTTCCATACCCCTTCGGGCTGACCGTTCACCATCAAGCCTTCACTGGATACAATGCCATTGGGATGATAAAGCTTGGTATATCCGTTGGCGCCGCCCTGGGCCTGCACATATGCACAGCACCAAAGGACAAACAACAAGATGATATAAGCCTTCCGGATCATGGGGTTAAAGTCCTAATTTTTCTGAAATTTCCAACATCCTCAGGATGGAACCTTCCGCTTTTTTGCGAAGGTTCTCTTCGAGAACGATCTCAGGTTTTTCGTATTTCAAACATACATACACTTTCTCGAGTGTATTCAACTTCATGTGCGGACAATCATTACACGCACATGCATTGTCGGGTGGCGCAGGGATAAAGGTTTTACCCGGTGCCTCCTTGTGCATCTGGTGAAGGATCCCTGATTCGGTAGCTACGATGAATTCTTTTGCCTCATCCCGGATGGCATATTTCAGGAGACCTGTGGTGGAGCCTACGTAGTCGGCCAGTTCAAGAACAGCATCTTCACATTCGGGGTGGGCGATGAATTTGGCGTTGGGATGCTGGGCTTTCAATCCGATGATCTTTTCGAGGGAGAATATCTCGTGTACCATACAGCTTCCGTCCCATATCTTCATCTTGCGTCCCGACTTCTTTTGTAGCCATGCACCCAGGTTTTTATCAGGCGCAAAAATAATAGGCTGGTCTTCCGGGATGCTTTCGATGATCTGTAATGCGTTGGTGGATGTGCACACAATGTCCGTCAACGCCTTGATCTCGGCCGAACAATTCACATAAGACACCACCACGTGCCCAGGATGCTGGTCAACAAATTTCTTAAAAGCATCCGGCGGACACGAATCGGCAAGCGAACAACCTGCTTTCAAATCAGGGAGCAAAACTTTTTTACCCGGACTCAGGATCTTAGCGGTTTCAGCCATGAAATGAACACCGGCAAACAAAATGATATCCGCATCGGTTGCAGCAGCCTGCTGCGAAAGTCCGAGGCTGTCGCCCACATAATCGGCAATATCCTGGATGTCCGCATCCTGGTAATAGTGCGCCAGAATGATTGCATTCTTTTCTTTTTTCAGCCTGGCAATCTCTGCGAACAAATCCATTGTCGGATCCACTTCCACATCCAGGTACCCTTTTTCCTCAATCTGCGTATTCATAACTCGGCTTCGTTTCCAAACTTCCTTTTAACAGTATCAACAAACACTATTTAAATAATCTTTAATCTTTTGTAAATCTATGTTAATGTTATTAGCGTGTTGAAACCGTAAATAACTATTTACCTCGTGGTTTGCTTTTTGACTTTTTGAATATTACCTAACAAACCTTGGACTGATTGTTAAAATTAAAGAGCATGACAACAACTAATTAGCTCTTTATCCACAAGGTGTTCATAACAAAGTTATGGATAATTATCTGATCATTTTGGTACCTGCCCACACTTCGAAAATTGTTCATGTTTTACCTAAATGTTCCCTCTTTAAAATTTGTGAGGGAATGTGATTTTCATATTAGGTGCTCTTTACTGAACCACCAAATATTTTTTTTGTCAGAATTCAACAAGTTGTTGGCCATTGTTCAATAAGATGTGAACAACCCAAAACCACCCTGAATCTTGTTGTTGCATATTAAGGTCTGTCACCGGTCAGCCGTTGTCTTATCCCCCGGTTTCCATTATTTTTGCCTGAACCCTGTAAAGTCTTGCCTGTGAAAGTTGCGATAGGAAGTGATCATGCCGGCTTCAAACTGAAGCAGTATCTGGTGGATGTATTGAAAAGCAAAGGCATGGAGATCCTGGATGTGGGTCCCTTTTCAGAAGAACGTGTAGATTATCCTGATTTCGCTCACCCGGTGGCGGAAGCAGTGGAATCCGGAAAAGTAGACATGGGTCTGATCATGTGTGGCAGTGGGAATGGTATCAATATGGCAGCCAATAAGCATGCGGGGATCCGGTCGGCTTTGTGCTGGAATCCGGAAATAGCAAAACTGGCCCGTGAACACAATGATGCCAATGTGCTCGCCCTTCCGGCACGGTTCCTGACTGAAGAACAAGCCAGGGAAATACTCGAAGCATTTCTCGCTGCCAGATTTGAAGGTGGCCGACATGAAGAAAGAATACGTAAAATACCCCTTCATTCCTAAAAGAAAGTGTATGCGTAAACAACTTCTATTCTTGCCGGGAGTACTCCTGCTGGCATACGGATTACCTGCTCAAGCCGGACCCGGGCTGGATACCACGTCTGTGAAGTATGCCAATACCATTACGGTTGACGACATCAGTAAACACATGCATGTATTGGCATCAGATGAATTCGAAGGCCGTGAAACAGGAATGGAAGGGCAAAAGAAAGCAGCCAGGTATATTGCGCAGCAGTTCAACCGCATCGGTATTCCACCTTATAAAGATTCCACTTACTTTCAATCGTTTCCTTTGCTGCTACAGAAGCCTTCAGGAAGTACGGTAACCGTGGGAGGCAAAACCTTTGAGTTCCTGAAAGACTTTTACTACTTCCCGGGTGTGGAAGATCAGCAATGGACGGTACAGGATGTGCTTTTTTTGGGATATGGTATTGCAGAAGAAGATGGGTACAATGATTATAAAGGTCACGATGTAGCAGGTAAAGTACTCATGGTCATCAATGGTGAGCCGCTCGATAAGGATAGCAATTCGGTTGTAACCGGATCACCCAAGAAATCAATCTGGACTACCAACTATAGAACAAAAGGCAGAACCGCCTTGGAAAAAGAGGCAAAAGCCCAGTTTGTGGTGATGGAAGATGTGCAGAAGAACATCGCCCGCTTCCGCCACTATATTGAACAACCTTCCATGAAGCTGGATGTGGTATCCGAAGATGAAGATCCGAACCGGAAGCGTGTTCCTCAGATCTACATTTCTTGGGACCTGGCCAATGCCATTCTCAAACAGGGTGGAAGTAAGAAGGATATACAAGGTTATATTTCCGAGATCAGTAAAAAGAAAAAACCGGTTTCCTTTGATGCCCGGGTAGGTGTGGGATTGGATGTGAAAAAGGTGTCGGAAAAACTCATGTCCGAGAACGTGCTCGGCTATATAGAAGGAAGCGATAAGAAAGATGAACTGGTGATCGTGACCGCCCACTATGATCATATAGGAAAAGATGGAGATGAAATTTTCAACGGTGCCGATGATGATGCCTCCGGAACTACCGCCCTGTTGGAAATCGCCGAGGCATTTGAACGTGCGAAAAAGGAAGGGCACGGACCCAGAAGAAGTATATTGGTCATGACCGTTGCGGGCGAAGAAAAAGGCCTGCTGGGATCACAATGGTATTCTGAAAATCCCGTGTATCCGTTGAACCAGACTGTCGCAGACCTTAACATAGATATGATCGGAAGACAGGATGAAAAGTACAAGGACAATCCGGATTATATCTACCTCATCGGGTCCGACAAACTCAGCAGTGAGTTAAAAAAGATCAATGAGGAAAACAACCAGAAATACACCCAGCTCGAACTCGACTATACCTACGATGACCCCAATGATCCGAACCGGTACTACTACCGTTCAGATCATTATAACTTTGCCAAAAACAACATCCCCATCATCTTTTACTTCAACGGTACCCATGCGGATTATCACAAATCCACCGATACCGTAGAAAAAATCAATTTTAACAAGATGGAAAAGATCACGCGACTGGTGTTCCACACTTGCTGGGAGCTAGCCAACCGCAATGAACGCATCAAGCTGGATCCAAAGAAAGATTCCGAATAACCCCTACCTCCCCGACATGGACCAAAAGACCCTGGATAATTTTTTAAAGAAAAGCGAAAACAAAGCTTTTGACAAGGAACACCGACGCAAACTGGTGTTCAACATCACCCAGTACGACAATACGGTTGTCAAAGGAAAACAACAATTTTCCAACCTCGAGCTGGCCCGGCAACGCGCTGCATCCCGCAAGTTCAAGGCCATAGAAAACCTGGACAAGTACCTCATTGAGTTTGAAGCCAATTTCACCAGAAACGGCGGCAAGGTGATCTGGGCCCGCAATACGGAAGAAGCCCAACAGGAAATCCTGAAGATCCTGCAAAGCGTGAATGCCAAATCGTTGGTGAAATCCAAATCGATGATCACCGAAGAGATTCACCTGAACCATTTTCTGGAGCAACATGGCATCGAATCGGTGGAAACCGATCTGGGCGAATACATCGTTCAGATGGCAGGTGAAACGCCCTATCACATCGTTACGCCGGCCATGCACAAGTCGAAAGAAGATGTTGCCAAGTTGTTTCATGAGAAAGTAGGAACACCGCTCGACAGCACCCCGCAGGATATCACAGCGTATGTGAGAAAAGAACTGCGTGAAAAATACCAGCGTGCGGATGCCGGTATTTCGGGTGCCAACTTTCTGCTGGCAGACAGCGGCTCCATCGCCCTCACGGAAAATGAAGGCAATGCCTACCTGAGCGTGGGTTTCCCGAAAGTACACATCACTGTGGTGGGACTCGAAAAGATCCTGC
The DNA window shown above is from Flavobacteriales bacterium and carries:
- the rnr gene encoding ribonuclease R; its protein translation is MQEKANQLEDRILEVFRSAPHRHFNYKQMAKQLGLMKAPDRKRLMGLMEKLTAKGLLQEEKRGSFSLKQKQQRLEGVIQIITSGAAFVMISDSSQDIFIKQHHIGSAMNGDTVEVKLLPKKSGKRPEGEVVNVVKRARETFVGTITVEKKSAFLIPDQARGIPDIFIHPDKLNGAKDGQKALVKITEWPDAIHGPEGEVTEVLGYPGDKTVEQHSILAEYGFPLGFEPEVENEANAIPDVITPDEISKRRDFRGVTTFTIDPVDAKDFDDALSIRQLEDGKWEVGIHIADVSHYVRPDSHLDHEAYRRGTSVYLADAVVPMLPERLSNGICSLRPNEEKLCFSAVFTLDETARIHDAWVGRTVILSDHRFTYEAAQEILEGGEGAFASELKQLDTLAKVLRKIRFSNGAIAFQSIETRFRFDDQGKPVEVYIKESKDSNQLIEEFMLLANKHVAEHVGKKLRKPFVYRTHDSPKAEKLQIFSSFISRFGYKIETNSNRALSNSLNKLMQDIKGKGEENIIEQLSIRTMEKAIYTTENIGHYGLAFAYYSHFTSPIRRYPDIMVHRLLADYDAGRKSPDVEGLESKCKHASEMERKATSAERASIKYMQVHFLADKVGQFYEGIVSGVTEWGLFVEIIANKCEGLVRLRTMDDDYYVFDEDNFCVKGSRTGKQYRLGDRVMIVVKKADLIRKQLDFELIPSEY
- a CDS encoding response regulator; this encodes MAHTSILIVEDEKIVAKDIQNSLSKLGYKITDVVSSGEEAVESARDKKPDLALVDIMLKGDMDGIEAAKQMWKELDIPVIFLTAYADESTINRAKHAEPFGYIIKPFKEIDLKTTVEIALHKYSLDSTVRKERDIYSAIISNATSDSVFIKSNSRQKRVKVEDILYVEALKDYVVVNTVTERYTIHSTMKDIQKKLPLKNFVRAHRSFIVNIDKIDVIEDSNLIIGQDKKVIPIGGSYKEDLMSRLSFI
- the rnc gene encoding ribonuclease III gives rise to the protein MYHQALTHKSFSQQQGNGAQSNERLEFLGDAVLGAVVADYLCTIFPDKTEGELTEIRAQVVKRDNLNRIALEMGIHELLIHETDSDLPSTSMAGNAFEALIGALYIDRGYKRTCKGIIHALVPTYIHPEEMGNWKKNAKSRILEWSQREKCAVQFRSKKQVTEDGKELFDVVVIVAGKVMGSATATSKKAAEFDAAHQALEKLEAKE
- the fabF gene encoding beta-ketoacyl-ACP synthase II, which encodes MELKRVVVTGLGAVTPLGNTVSDYWNGLLNGVSGAAPISRFDASKFRTQFACELKGFDPLTYVDRKELKRLDPYSQYAMAATAQGVEDAGLNADGLDKDRIGVIWGSGIGGIDTFLHECIGFVEGGRVPRFNPFFIPKMIADIASGHISMRYGFRGPNFTTMSACASSTNALIDAFTYIRTGRSIAIVAGGSEAAINEAGVGGFNAMHALSERNDSPQTASRPFDLDRDGFVLGEGAGCVILEEREHALKRGAKIYAELVGAGMTADAHHITAPHPEGLGASNVMKQALEDAGMQADQIDYINVHGTSTPLGDIAEVAAIEKVFGDQAYKLNISSTKSMTGHLLGAAGAIEAIASILAVKNNMVPPTINHFTDDPAFDNRLNFTFHKPQEREVNAALSNTFGFGGHNASVIFKKFE
- a CDS encoding IPExxxVDY family protein, which codes for MAKKKILTLDDDFDFLLAGISSPLKDYRLCWAVNRELNLTLERTEDLEIFPSARSEGNSFSFYTFDDPEDHVTYHIVCNRNAKGMLVPEAKQADYFLMVKGHMPEKRFREIIGKLKQIANVQMAFQLDPNELKSAQNLLI
- a CDS encoding acyl carrier protein — its product is MSDVASRVKAIIVDKLGVDENEVTPEASFTNDLGADSLDTVELIMEFEKEFNIAIPDDQAEKIGTVGEAISYIEQNAK